A window of uncultured Fibrobacter sp. contains these coding sequences:
- a CDS encoding methionine ABC transporter ATP-binding protein — MQLKLEHLNKTYTTKRASVTAVKDISLDFPDNAIIGIIGKSGAGKSSLLRLASLLETPDQGEVYYDGVRVDHLPKKELNRRRLEIGMIFQNFNLFSSRTAGKNVAFPLELAGWNRRDIDARVKEMLALVGLEDREKSPITTLSGGQKQRVAIARALAPRPNILFCDEATSALDPQTTHEILDLIKKIHAGMNLTVVMITHQMEVVRDACQYVAVIDKGCVVETGAVSDVFRSPKHEITREFLSNIRRNEISVESAIAYLQDNGYEVSKR, encoded by the coding sequence ATGCAGCTTAAGCTCGAACATCTGAATAAGACATATACGACAAAACGCGCAAGCGTCACGGCAGTCAAGGATATTTCCCTTGACTTTCCTGATAATGCGATTATCGGCATTATCGGCAAGAGCGGGGCGGGCAAGTCTTCGCTATTGCGGCTTGCGAGTTTGCTAGAAACTCCCGACCAGGGCGAGGTCTATTACGACGGTGTCCGCGTAGACCATTTGCCTAAAAAGGAACTGAATCGCCGCAGGCTCGAAATCGGGATGATTTTCCAGAACTTCAACCTGTTCAGTTCGCGTACGGCGGGCAAGAATGTGGCGTTCCCGCTGGAACTTGCAGGTTGGAACCGCCGCGATATCGACGCTCGCGTCAAAGAGATGCTTGCGCTTGTGGGCCTTGAAGACCGCGAGAAGTCGCCGATTACAACACTTTCGGGCGGTCAAAAACAGCGCGTGGCGATTGCTCGTGCCTTGGCACCGCGGCCGAACATTCTTTTTTGCGACGAAGCGACGAGTGCGCTCGACCCGCAGACGACTCACGAAATTCTGGACTTGATTAAGAAAATCCACGCAGGAATGAATCTCACAGTGGTGATGATTACGCACCAGATGGAAGTGGTGCGCGATGCTTGCCAATATGTGGCGGTCATCGACAAGGGCTGTGTGGTAGAGACAGGCGCGGTGTCGGATGTATTCCGTTCGCCCAAGCACGAAATTACCCGCGAGTTCCTTTCGAATATTCGTCGCAACGAAATTTCTGTCGAGTCGGCAATCGCCTATTTGCAGGACAACGGTTACGAGGTGAGTAAAAGATGA